One region of Hymenobacter sediminicola genomic DNA includes:
- the mnmA gene encoding tRNA 2-thiouridine(34) synthase MnmA, with amino-acid sequence MTQSAPSPTTPARGRVLVAMSGGIDSSVAAVLLHEQGYEVVGMTMKTWDYASAGGSKKETGCCSLDSINDARQIAVELGFPHYIIDIRDEFGDFVISNFTEEYLAGRTPNPCVLCNTHIKWDALLRRADQLGCEFIATGHYAQVRHENGRYVVSKGLDENKDQSYALWGVSQESLSRTLFPLGQMRKTEIYDEARRRGFTELVNKPESYEICFIPDNDYRGFLRRRVPGLEERVAGGKFVTRDGTVLGTHEGYPFYTIGQRKGLGVALGFPAYVTEIRPDTNEVVLGNFEELASTRTTVSKLNMGKYASLEGMGLVPSRTKVRYNHNGGAAAFLEQVGDKINIYFEEPVHAVTPGQAAVFYDGQDVIGGGWIERHTIGETPVSSAAAAAL; translated from the coding sequence ATGACGCAATCTGCACCTTCCCCGACGACGCCCGCCCGTGGGCGCGTCCTCGTCGCTATGAGCGGCGGCATCGATTCATCTGTAGCGGCGGTACTCCTGCACGAACAGGGCTACGAAGTGGTCGGGATGACCATGAAAACCTGGGACTACGCCTCGGCCGGTGGCTCCAAAAAAGAAACGGGCTGCTGCTCGCTCGACAGCATCAACGATGCCCGCCAGATTGCGGTAGAGCTGGGTTTTCCGCACTATATCATTGATATCCGCGACGAGTTCGGCGACTTTGTCATCTCCAATTTCACGGAAGAATACCTGGCCGGCCGCACGCCCAATCCGTGCGTGCTCTGCAACACCCATATCAAATGGGACGCGCTGCTGCGCCGCGCCGACCAGCTCGGCTGCGAGTTCATTGCCACCGGCCACTACGCCCAGGTACGCCACGAAAACGGCCGCTACGTGGTCAGCAAAGGCCTTGACGAAAACAAAGATCAGAGCTATGCGCTGTGGGGCGTGAGCCAGGAGAGCCTAAGCCGCACGCTGTTTCCGCTGGGCCAGATGCGCAAAACCGAAATCTATGACGAAGCCCGCCGCCGGGGCTTTACGGAGCTAGTAAACAAGCCCGAGAGCTACGAAATCTGCTTTATTCCCGACAACGACTACCGCGGGTTCCTGCGGCGCCGGGTGCCGGGCCTGGAGGAGCGGGTAGCGGGCGGCAAGTTTGTGACGCGCGATGGTACCGTGCTGGGCACTCACGAGGGCTACCCGTTCTACACCATCGGGCAGCGCAAAGGGCTGGGCGTGGCGCTGGGCTTTCCGGCCTACGTAACGGAAATCCGGCCCGATACCAACGAAGTGGTGCTAGGTAATTTTGAGGAGTTGGCCAGCACGCGCACCACCGTGAGTAAACTCAATATGGGCAAATACGCCTCGTTGGAAGGCATGGGGCTGGTGCCGAGCCGCACGAAAGTGCGCTACAACCACAACGGCGGCGCAGCCGCATTTTTGGAGCAGGTCGGCGACAAAATCAATATCTACTTCGAGGAGCCCGTGCACGCCGTGACGCCCGGCCAGGCCGCCGTGTTCTACGACGGGCAGGACGTCATTGGGGGCGGCTGGATTGAGCGGCATACCATCGGCGAAACTCCCGTATCTTCGGCAGCTGCGGCTGCGTTATAA
- a CDS encoding S8 family serine peptidase has translation MRLSYSALLGVLAVAAALASPVAAQAQTNSVRKHLVYFRDKAGTPFTVGQPQAFLSARAVQRRTRQSIAVQPRDLPVTPAYVSQLRAVPGATVWYTSRWFNAAVVSCDSATLRNLQALPFVRSATTLNRTANVTPSTPRPRSSEDAEEPQLQRTQANPVYGIAYNQALMLGAVDMHNAGFRGEGMNIAVFDDGFPGVDQTSPFASMRNENRLADVYNFVERNTAVYGRDSHGTHCLSTMAANETGKFIGTAPKATYRLYLTENIIGENPIEEVNWLLAAERADSAGVDVISSSLGYSSFDTPYGNYAYSDLNGRTAISTRAASIAARVGMVVVNSAGNEGNNSWQHILAPADADSILAVAAVDSFRTRVGFSSIGPSADGRIKPNLASQGHQTAIVNVAGVPTRGSGTSYACPVLAGMVACFWQANPTLTAQQVISFLQRSGSQFASPDNLLGYGIPNFVTAYNLANPNAPLSAADPKVAAGQLFIYPNPVRNNELYLQLTEAFHGKPLRFRFYDARGALVAEQTLAATGTNEVRLTPGPLAKGVYTCDVSAGEKVRRTVRFVKL, from the coding sequence ATGCGTCTTTCTTACTCCGCGTTGCTGGGTGTTCTGGCAGTAGCTGCCGCGCTGGCTTCGCCGGTTGCCGCGCAGGCCCAGACCAACTCCGTGCGCAAGCATCTGGTGTATTTCCGCGACAAAGCCGGTACGCCGTTCACCGTTGGCCAGCCGCAGGCTTTCCTGTCGGCGCGGGCCGTGCAGCGTCGCACCCGCCAAAGCATTGCCGTGCAGCCCCGCGACCTGCCCGTAACGCCCGCCTACGTGTCGCAGCTGCGGGCCGTGCCGGGCGCTACCGTCTGGTACACGTCGCGCTGGTTTAATGCCGCCGTGGTGTCCTGCGACTCGGCCACGCTGCGCAACCTGCAGGCTCTGCCGTTTGTGCGCAGCGCCACTACGCTGAACCGTACGGCCAACGTAACGCCGTCTACGCCTCGGCCCCGCAGTTCGGAAGATGCTGAGGAACCGCAACTGCAGCGCACCCAAGCCAACCCGGTCTATGGCATTGCCTACAACCAGGCCTTGATGCTGGGTGCCGTGGACATGCACAATGCCGGCTTCCGGGGCGAAGGCATGAACATTGCCGTATTCGACGATGGATTTCCCGGCGTCGATCAGACCTCGCCGTTTGCTTCCATGCGGAATGAGAACCGCTTGGCCGACGTCTATAATTTTGTGGAGCGGAACACGGCTGTATATGGCCGCGACAGCCACGGCACGCATTGCTTGTCCACGATGGCCGCCAACGAAACGGGCAAGTTCATCGGCACGGCTCCTAAAGCCACGTACCGGCTCTATCTCACCGAAAATATCATCGGCGAAAATCCAATAGAAGAGGTAAACTGGCTGCTGGCCGCCGAACGGGCCGATTCCGCCGGGGTGGACGTCATCAGTTCCTCGCTGGGCTACAGTAGCTTCGATACGCCTTACGGCAACTACGCGTACTCCGACCTGAACGGCCGCACGGCTATTTCGACGCGAGCGGCCAGCATTGCCGCGCGAGTAGGCATGGTGGTTGTCAACTCGGCCGGCAACGAGGGCAATAATTCCTGGCAGCACATTCTGGCGCCCGCCGATGCGGATTCTATTCTGGCTGTAGCGGCTGTAGACTCGTTCCGCACCCGGGTTGGCTTTAGCTCCATTGGCCCCAGCGCCGACGGCCGCATTAAGCCCAACCTGGCCAGCCAGGGCCACCAGACAGCCATCGTGAATGTGGCCGGCGTGCCTACTCGCGGCAGCGGCACGTCGTACGCTTGCCCGGTGCTGGCCGGTATGGTGGCTTGTTTCTGGCAGGCTAACCCCACGCTCACCGCGCAGCAGGTCATCAGCTTTCTGCAGCGCTCTGGCTCGCAGTTTGCCTCACCCGATAACCTGCTCGGCTACGGAATTCCCAATTTCGTGACGGCCTACAATCTGGCTAACCCAAACGCCCCGCTCTCGGCTGCCGACCCCAAGGTGGCGGCTGGCCAGCTGTTTATTTATCCCAATCCGGTCAGGAACAACGAGCTATATCTGCAGTTGACGGAAGCTTTCCATGGCAAGCCGTTGCGCTTCCGGTTTTACGATGCCCGTGGCGCGCTGGTAGCAGAACAGACGCTAGCTGCAACTGGCACCAATGAAGTGCGGCTTACGCCCGGTCCGCTGGCGAAAGGAGTGTATACCTGCGACGTATCGGCAGGGGAGAAAGTGCGCCGTACGGTGCGGTTCGTGAAGCTGTAA
- the rpe gene encoding ribulose-phosphate 3-epimerase: MTLNRRRAPLLAPSLLAADFGNLQAETERLAGSAADWLHCDVMDGRFVPNISFGIPVLQAIHRHAKQPLDVHLMIEEPQHYLSAFRDAGAQNITVHYEACTHLHRVIQQIKALGCNAGVALNPHTPVWVLEDVAADLDLVCIMSVNPGFGGQAFIPNTLRKVTALKELLVDSGSDALIEIDGGVTRDNASALVEAGADVLVAGSFVFNSPDPVATLAELRAQLMATVGAAEEEER, encoded by the coding sequence ATGACTCTGAACCGCCGCCGGGCGCCGTTGCTGGCTCCTTCTTTGCTCGCTGCCGATTTCGGCAATCTCCAGGCTGAAACCGAACGTCTCGCGGGCAGCGCTGCCGACTGGCTGCACTGCGACGTGATGGACGGCCGTTTCGTGCCCAATATCTCCTTCGGTATTCCGGTGTTGCAGGCTATTCACCGGCATGCCAAGCAGCCGCTGGATGTACACCTCATGATTGAGGAGCCCCAGCATTACCTGAGCGCCTTCCGCGACGCCGGCGCCCAAAATATTACGGTGCACTATGAGGCCTGCACCCACCTGCACCGCGTCATTCAGCAAATTAAGGCCCTGGGCTGCAATGCCGGGGTAGCGCTGAACCCGCACACGCCGGTGTGGGTGTTGGAAGACGTGGCCGCTGACCTCGACTTAGTGTGTATCATGTCGGTAAACCCGGGTTTCGGAGGGCAGGCCTTTATTCCGAACACCCTGCGCAAAGTGACGGCCCTCAAGGAACTGCTGGTTGATAGCGGCTCCGATGCGCTGATAGAAATTGATGGCGGCGTCACCCGCGACAATGCGTCGGCGCTGGTGGAAGCGGGTGCCGATGTGCTGGTAGCCGGCTCATTCGTGTTCAACTCCCCTGACCCTGTGGCGACGCTGGCTGAACTGCGGGCCCAACTC